The sequence below is a genomic window from Setaria italica strain Yugu1 chromosome IV, Setaria_italica_v2.0, whole genome shotgun sequence.
TCAAGAAACATTTCTTCTACTATATTATTGGTTTCAGCACAATGCTCTGAAACTATCTGTTGGTTGACGCTTCTCACAGGCTTGTTGCCTATTGACTTCATACAGGAGGGAAGGAACACGGTATGGCCACATAACCCTCAAACAGGCTGGAGTTACTGTGTTATGATACCTTCTTGGATCACTCAAACACCTGAAGCTGGTGTGACCGCTGACAGCTTTTTGAAATCTGTCGTTGTAAGTACTGTTTACCTTGTAGGTTCTTATTTCTCTATTTGTATCAATGCATGCCGTAAATGACTTGAATACACTCAATTTAGTTGCATTCCATCTGCCAATTGGAAAATGGCATGTTTCAGGGATTGTCCTTGTTATACAATAAAATAAGCTAGAAGTGTGTCACAAAAAACTTTTATGAACCAATGGAAAattgagaaaagaaaatattCACTATTTATAAGCCAAaaactgttttttcttttaagGTTGTCTCCATTTACAACTTTTAGACATCTTAATATGTTATCAACTACATTTTGGAACTTAGGTGTTTCTAAGGTATTGCATTGCCtattccttttcattttctgtgATGTGATTAGTTGCAATCAACAGGAAAATGGCACTTATCATTTGTATGTTGTGGAAATCTTGACTCTTGATTTATCTAAACCTTGCCATTCTTGTTTTTATGTATCTCTCTTTAATGCCCATAAAGGACAGTTTTACAGGATACATGTCGGTATACAATCTCCAGAAGGCTTTAGCTCTAGCCACGGAATTCTCAGAAGGTTTAGTGACTTTCTGAAGTTATCTTCTGATGTAAGTTGAGGCACTTGTTCTCATGTTGTTTCAAATATTCCAATTATTGCCATTTGTTGTTCACATTATCTGAGGGTACCATTATTACTTACCGATAATAACTATTGCTATGCAGTTGATCTATGGGTTAAAAGATGTTGACCAAGGAATAATTTACTGAAACAAGTCTTGAATAGTGTCTCTTTTGACAAAAAGACATCCTCCTTTTGAAAAAGAACAATGTTTTTTTATCACAACTAACCTGGCAAGCTACTCAGGCTGATATTAAGTTTTAGAATGTGATCAGCATGAAGAATCAATGTGTAGCTCTAAGTAACCAATTGTGTCGATGCACTTTACTTAAGCAAGTTTTAGAAAGTCCTGTAAGAATCAGTGTAGTTAAATGTAACTAGTTTTGTTGATAATGAATTGAATATGCACCTCACAAACTTACTGATGTTTCTACTTGTTGCGGTGCATCACATAGATATGTGCTGTTCATTTTCAAACACTTTCTGCTACAATGCTCTTACAAGTTGCAAGTCTGTACTAGTGCTAGTTCGAACAATCGTCCTTGCTGACCTTAGAAAAATGATGGATACATTGTTCTGATGTTGATATGTTAGGTCATTTTCTGTCATTTTGTTTTGATGGAGAACTTGATGGTTTCTTGAATATGATATTCATTAGCTCTTGATATATTTGTAATCATGTGATTTCTTTTAAGTTCAGTATTTTCTTTCTCATACTAAAATTCTCCCGTTCTGCAGCTTAAGAGTGCGTTTCCCAGAAAAGATGTCCCATTGGCTCCTCCGAAGCATGCTTTCTTGAGAATAAATTCAAGCAGGTTGCTTCTAGAAGAGGTAAGATGTATCTTGACTCGATATACTACCTAATTTTCCCTATGTCACCTGGATGCTATATGTTAAGTAGTTCACTATTTCACTTCTTAGACTTTGTGTTCTCAAACTGTTCTGATTGCAGAGAAGGCATGCATTGGAGGAGTGGATGCAAAAGTTACTTTCTGACATCGACTTGTCCAGAAGTGCTCCTGTTGCTGCTTTTCTTGAACTTGAAGCTGCTGCACGTTCATGTATGTGCTATTTGGTTTATATTTTCCCTAACTGTAAATTATTTATTGTCTTAATTGCACATTGAACATATTAGCAGCGAATTTAATTATAATGTTGTACTACATTTAGATTTCCAAGACCGGAATGGACGTCCTTCTGAAGCAGGTTCTTCTGCAAAAAGTAGTACTGACTCTTCTCCACATCCTGATGGACCTGCTTCTGGTTCTCTTGCTGAGTCCAATCAAATAAACGAAGTGCTTACTCGTGGTAGCAGTCTGACAGGAGCAACTGGCAATGGTGTGCTGGGAGAAGCTATCTTAGATCAGTCCGATGATCATGTTAGTAGTGTCTCGAATCACAGGAAAGGGAGCCTTAATTTTTTGGAACATGATGGTAGAAATGGTTTGGCATCATCTTACAGGGGAGTTGTTTCTGAAGAGGCTCATGATTCTAATCCTGGCCATGCTCGCAAGGACTCTGCTGAAAGTATTGGGAGTGATTTGAGCTCTTTAAGAGGAAGTGAATTATCTGTTCCAGGGGCCAATAGCTCCCTATGGGATGGTCCTGTGGATCTACCAAGTGCCATGGACGCACATATTAGTCAAACAGAGCATCTTACTGGTTTAGATATGCAGCTTTTGTATGATGTGGATGCGCAAGTCATCCTTCCAAATGATCAAAAACAGAAGTTGTCTAGACTTTTGATCACCATGCAACGAAGAATAGGGACAGCAAAAACTGATATGGAGGATCTCATAGCACGACTAAATCAAGAAGCAGCTGTCAAAGAGTATCTTACGACAAAGGTATGGCTTTTCATATTATTCGTTGCTTTATGATTTGCGTGCATCTAGCTCTACTTAGTATTACAGGTTCATGCTTAAAAACAAAATGCGCTTTCAGTTTTCATGTTGAATAAGATTGTATGGCTTCATTACTTTTGTGCATTCTTAGTATTCAATTCATTATTTCTGTGCATCAACCATTCTGTGGATTCTAGGCACTCTGTTTGGTATTTATGATTTCGGATGTAGGTTAAAGATTTGGAGGTTGAATTGGAAGCCACAAAGCAAAAAGGTAGAGAGACACTGCAGCAAGCTATCCTGGCCGAAAGAGAGAGGATTACACAGATGCAATGGGATATGGATGAGCTTCGCAGGAAGTACTCTGAGATGGAGTCAAACCTGAAGGTTGAACAAGTCAGTTTTCTTCGCTGTTCTTGTGGCCTGGTTATTTTATTAGCCATATGAAAGTACTGATTGTCTCACGCTATAATGTGCAGAATGAGAAAACTCGTGTAGAGTCAGAGAAAACATCTTCTAGCGGTGAAAATGAAACACTACTTGAAGAATTAGAAATGAAACAAAAAGAAGTTGAGAGTTTGAAACAGCATCTTGGAGAAGTTGAGGCAAAGTCTAAAGCAGATATAAAGGTTCTTGTCAAAGAGGTCAAGTCTCTTAGAAACTCCCAAAAAGAGATGAAGAAAGTGCTGCATCAGTATATTGAGGAGAAGACTGATTTAGAGGTATAGTGACACCTAGTTCCTAAATGATAACCCTCTAACATAGTTGTAGCAATGTCATTGCTTGTTTTCTAGCAATACCTGTTTGCTCTTCTGACAGCATATTCAACATTATTAATGGTTTGCTGGACCAATGTGGCTAACTGCCCTTCCTTTCACTTGTGTATCCTGCATGCCACCTACCCTTGAAACCCTGGAACTTAACTTAATCCTATAGAACTGTTGCTGTTTAAGCTTGGTGACCTTTTCAAGCTGTTACACCCACAAAGCTAGTAGATGCAAAACATCCTGGCCTTTTGCCTTTCCACTACACATGGATTCATCCTACAGTTCATCTGATTTGGGAAGACTATCATAAAACATTATGCATGCTAGCTGATAAGATGATCTAGCATTAAAGAATATGATTATCTTGATCAACGTACACATgagcctttttttttatctctatGTGTTTCGTTTTTGTCAAACTTGGATGGATAAAATTGTTCTATCAAGGTAGGAAGAGTAGTAAAGGCTGTATTAGATATGGCTTGATGTACAAGTGTACAACGTGTATATACATGTGTacagatacatgcatacatgtcTAATAGGATGTGATTGTTCTTAAGATCAACACATGCACGGAcactttgttttattttgttatCTCCATGCGATTCCTCTTCTCAAGCTTTGATGGATAAAGCTATGATCTAAAAGGATTTCTCCTTGTATGTGCCTGATTTCTGGGAATTCGACTTCAATGCTGCTTCTTTATTTACTTAAGTTCATGAGCTGGAGAAAGGGGACGAGTCTTTTTATGCATGCTAACATCTCAAATCAATTAATTGTTATgattttattttggttttccTTAAATCCAAGCTTCTGTGCGTTTGCATCTCTGTAATTTCATTTTTTGCATTCAGTTTTTAATGTCTTTAATTGTACCTTTTTTGGGTTCCAGAGGGTTGTTAATAGAGAGAAGCAGCGGTCAACACGCTTGAGGTTATCCCGAGAAAAAATTCTTCACGAGTGCAGACTGCTGCGTGAGCGTCTACAAGAATGTAGTGCTAAATTTCTAGCAGAAGAACAAGACAACTTTACTGTTGATCCATCGTCCTTGCCTGATGCACTAGATCTTCTGGCAACATCAGACAATAGAATACGGCTACTCGTTGCAGAGGTAAATTTTATAAATGTTATGGTAGACTAATGTCATTTATTTCCTGTTTTAAATGGTATGTTAGACTAATGTCATTTATTACCTGGGCCTGCTTGGCCAAATCCTAGTTTTATATTCTTAGATAGCAACCAAAgttatgttttctttttcttcaaaataagaaaaaaagatttCCCCCCTATCGAAAGTAGAATGCGATTCAAAAATATGAGAATTGTGATATATTATCCTAAAATAGTAACAGGGAGACACGATTATGTAGCTCAGTTTTTGTTGTCATTTGGAATATTACTGCAATGTTCCCTTACTTCAGCATTTAGAAGATCCTGAACTCTCTCCCTCCATTTGTCCCTCTTTCTTGTGAAATACTCGTAGCTTAGTTTCTGCATTATTTTTGAAGCTAAGATTGTTTACAGTGTTTTAAAACTGGGTGTAGTATTTTTGAAGCTAAGATTGTTTACAGTGTTTTAAAACTGGGTGTAGCTAGGTGAAGTTGGATAATGTAATGTTCCTACCAATATCCTAGTCCTAGCTTTAGAATTATTAAGATGAAGTTCACCAAATCTAGTTCTTCAACAAAGGTTTACACTCTGAGTAACTCAGGTTTGGAATTATGTAACAATGGTCTCTTTATAGAAGCAGCAGTAGAAGCTAGTTTCTCTTGGGTTCTGAGTTCGGAGTTTGAGCcacatataataatatttaccTGGATCCTCGAGTCGTTTTATTTAAGGTGTAGAATTTTGTTCACTCCTGAAAATAAATTTCATGGGGTCTGCACTCAACATCAGTTTTTAAATTTACTTTCTATTCACTCCAATGGGGTTATTACATGTGCGCTAATCTATGCTCTGCATTGATTCCTCCAGGCTCAACTTCTAGCACGAGAAGATGAACAAGGCTCTTCTGATGATGGTGACAATTCTGATAGTATATCCTCATTAACTATGGGCAGCGAAGATGCAAGTGTTACTGATGAAGATACAACTAAAATGCTGTCTGATCTGCTTATCGATAATGCACAGTTAAGGATGCGTCTCAATGCTGTCATCCGCAACGCTGTAAATACTGCCGTGAAGCCAGAGAGAGAAGGTAGTGGTGAAGTTCTCCCTAAGAGGACCGTCCTCAACTGGTTGTTAGACAGATGAGATCATGAGAACTTCACCGATGTATATTCTTGTGAATTAGATCCTGAAACCTTATGCGGCTTGACCAAAGTTATAGTGATGAGCATTCCTATAGTGCTGGAGCAGCCTCAGGATAAAACTTTCCCTCCATGCGGGGAGCCTGGAAGCCTGTCTTGCTGTTGTACGATTGTTTATTTACATGGAAATCACGGAGGATTAGCATATTTGGCTGGATTGTCACCTCGCATTCGTGTTGCGAGGGGCCGAGGTCAGCAAGCTTGCTGAGCTATCGAGAAAGCTCGCAACTGGGGCGAGGCTGATGGAGAACATAAAGATTCCCCATTTTTGCACCATATATGTAATTAAAAGCTGGTGATGTCTGTATCAGCTTGGGTATCAGCTTGATCTGTATCAGCTTGATTAAAAGCCCCTCCCCTTCGCTCTCACGCCCGCACTCCACGGGAAAAATGGGACGCGTGTCGTGCAGACGCGGCTCCATATTTGGCTGTTTCTAAGAATCGCAACTCAGCCTAggctttagttgctaaagttgggaggtgccaaattactgttatagcactgtagcacactgtagcgtttcgtttgtatttgtgaattattgtccaaacattgactaattaggcttaaaagattcgtacaacaaaactgtgcaattagtttttaatttcatctacatttaatgcatgtactgcaagtttgatgtgatggggaatcttcttttttgcataatgtcaaagttggaagttgagCTCGTCCAGGTCGTACCGAAATCGCGTTCGGATTATTTTCAAATAAACCCTACTAAAATTTTATTCTACACGAAGAAGGGAAAATTCGATGACGCTGTCATTTTTGCAAAAATCCCCCCGCGAGGCACTTTTTCGAAAACCCCCTCCCgactccctctctcctcctccccgccgccgccctctctctCCCTGCTCTCTAGCTctacgccgccacctcccctccccttctccctctccacctacctccgctgcccctccccgccgctgccactccccgctctccgccgccgccgccaccccgcccaCTCCCGCGGGATCCAGATCAAGATCCAGCGCGGGGGCGTGGCTCGgtacgggaggaggagggagtgaGGGAGGGCGCGGTAGGAGACCCCGAAGGCGGCCGCCGTGGGGTCAGGTGGGCCCCGGCGGTGAGCGATTGGATGTGGTGGCACTGCTGCGAGGCCACGCTGCCGACCTGGCCTTCTTCGCCGTCGATGGCGTCGCCTCCAAGGACCTCCGCATTGACCCCAACTCCTCGCTCTCCGTCAGCGTAttcctccccacgccgccgccgccgtccccccaCGCGCACCTCCTCGCCCACCTGCGCCGCGCCAGCAACCCCACCCCGGCCCCTGCCTCCAACGGCGCGCCGTAACGCGGGTATCTCCCGCACGTAGTCCTGCTAGTTGGGTTGTAACCTAGGTTATAACCCCACCAATCTATtctcacaagaaaataaatataacccaCCCCAAACCAAACCTCCAccatcacacaccacaccaccctAAACTTTccattgcataagttatacaaactgCTTGCTGAATATGGTTACAAccaataagaacccattagGTACCCAATAAAAACTCATTAGgtagttttttttgtttgagtttGTATGCAACTCTTGACAGAGGGTCCACATGTAAATCTAGCCACactattttgcacaaagtattggactgtcaaactaattcatctgcaacaagtttcggtcaatttctctaaaatttgaAGGTGTGAatgcgaggttttagttttagggtccgactctttgACGCGGGGCTcacatataagtccagccgcactactttgcacaaagtagcggactatcaagctaattcatctgcaacaagtttcggtcaatttctctgcaacaagtttcggtcaatttctccaaaattttaaggtgtgaacgcgaggttttagttttagggtccgactcttgacgcgggaCCCACGTATAAGTCCAaccgcactactttgcacaaagtagcggactgtcaagctAATTCAACTACAAcaaatttcggtcaatttctctaaaatttaaAGGTGTAAATACGAGATTTTAGTTTTAGGATCCGACTCTTAACAGGCGAGGTTCCAGGCTTTTGAATTCTTAACGGGTCTCAACCCACGGGTTGAGAGCCTTTTGGACCCCAAAACAATACCAGAACCCCAAACACCCTCCAAACTATCTATTTGTGAAACCtaacccaaaccaaaccatttATTAGGCGAACCCATTACAAATCAATCCAAATGAGCTCATTATAGAACCAAACCAataaaaccaataaacccaacccaattaacagggctaCCCGCACGCCGTCtcctcgccgcgcgcccc
It includes:
- the LOC101762302 gene encoding PX domain-containing protein EREL1 isoform X2; translated protein: MATPSSSAARARRKVPSPPKHRHDGTSPLPLGMDWSPPPKRWEGRNTVWPHNPQTGWSYCVMIPSWITQTPEAGVTADSFLKSVVFYRIHVGIQSPEGFSSSHGILRRFSDFLKLSSDLKSAFPRKDVPLAPPKHAFLRINSSRLLLEERRHALEEWMQKLLSDIDLSRSAPVAAFLELEAAARSYFQDRNGRPSEAGSSAKSSTDSSPHPDGPASGSLAESNQINEVLTRGSSLTGATGNGVLGEAILDQSDDHVSSVSNHRKGSLNFLEHDGRNGLASSYRGVVSEEAHDSNPGHARKDSAESIGSDLSSLRGSELSVPGANSSLWDGPVDLPSAMDAHISQTEHLTGLDMQLLYDVDAQVILPNDQKQKLSRLLITMQRRIGTAKTDMEDLIARLNQEAAVKEYLTTKVKDLEVELEATKQKGRETLQQAILAERERITQMQWDMDELRRKYSEMESNLKNEKTRVESEKTSSSGENETLLEELEMKQKEVESLKQHLGEVEAKSKADIKVLVKEVKSLRNSQKEMKKVLHQYIEEKTDLERVVNREKQRSTRLRLSREKILHECRLLRERLQECSAKFLAEEQDNFTVDPSSLPDALDLLATSDNRIRLLVAEAQLLAREDEQGSSDDGDNSDSISSLTMGSEDASVTDEDTTKMLSDLLIDNAQLRMRLNAVIRNAVNTAVKPEREGSGEVLPKRTVLNWLLDR
- the LOC101762302 gene encoding PX domain-containing protein EREL1 isoform X1, with translation MATPSSSAARARRKVPSPPKHRHDGTSPLPLGMDWSPPPKRWEGRNTVWPHNPQTGWSYCVMIPSWITQTPEAGVTADSFLKSVVFYRIHVGIQSPEGFSSSHGILRRFSDFLKLSSDLKSAFPRKDVPLAPPKHAFLRINSSRLLLEERRHALEEWMQKLLSDIDLSRSAPVAAFLELEAAARSYFQDRNGRPSEAGSSAKSSTDSSPHPDGPASGSLAESNQINEVLTRGSSLTGATGNGVLGEAILDQSDDHVSSVSNHRKGSLNFLEHDGRNGLASSYRGVVSEEAHDSNPGHARKDSAESIGSDLSSLRGSELSVPGANSSLWDGPVDLPSAMDAHISQTEHLTGLDMQLLYDVDAQVILPNDQKQKLSRLLITMQRRIGTAKTDMEDLIARLNQEAAVKEYLTTKVKDLEVELEATKQKGRETLQQAILAERERITQMQWDMDELRRKYSEMESNLKVEQNEKTRVESEKTSSSGENETLLEELEMKQKEVESLKQHLGEVEAKSKADIKVLVKEVKSLRNSQKEMKKVLHQYIEEKTDLERVVNREKQRSTRLRLSREKILHECRLLRERLQECSAKFLAEEQDNFTVDPSSLPDALDLLATSDNRIRLLVAEAQLLAREDEQGSSDDGDNSDSISSLTMGSEDASVTDEDTTKMLSDLLIDNAQLRMRLNAVIRNAVNTAVKPEREGSGEVLPKRTVLNWLLDR